The Candidatus Hydrogenedentota bacterium DNA segment GCGTGGTGGCCGATGAGACGGGCTGCCCCACGCACACCTGGGACCTGGCGGAGGCCACGGAGGCCCTGTGCGACGCGGAGGCCGCCGGCCTGTTCCATGTGGTCAACACAGGATACTGCTCCCGGGCGGAATTCGCCCAGGCCATCCTCCGGATGGCGGGGTCCCCGGCACGCGTGGTTCCCTGCCGGTCCCGCGAGTTCCCCACAACGGCGCGGCGGCCCGCGCGCGCGGTGCTCGACACGGCGAAATACACGCAAACCACCGGACGCCCCCTGCGCGGGTGGATCGAGGCCCTGGCGCACTACATGGAGCGGAGAAAGGCGGCGGAATGAAAAAGATCCTGGTCACCGGCGGCGCGGGCTTCATCGGGTCCGCCTTCGTCCGCCTCCAGCTCCGCGACTACCCGGACGTCCACATTGTCACCTACGACAAGCTGACCTATTCAGGCAACCTGGACAACCTGCGCGACGCGGACCCGGCGCGCCACACCTTCGTCCGGGGCGACATCGCCGACCCGGACACCCTCGGCCCCGCCCTGGAGGGCTGCGACGCCGTGGTCAACTTTGCCGCAGAGAGCCATGTGGACCGCAGCCTGAACGGCGCGGCGGACTTCATCGCCACGAACGTCGCCGGGGTGAACACGGTGCTCGACCAGGCCCGCCGCGCGGGCGTCGGCCGGGTGCTGCTGGTCTCCACGGACGAGGTCTACGGCAGCATTGACGAGGGGGCCTTCCGCGAGACGGACGCGCCCCACCCGCGCAACCCCTACGCCGCCAGCAAGGCGGCGGGCGAGCTCTTCGGCACGGCGCACCGGGAGACCTACGGCCTGCACGTCGTCACCACGCGCGGCTCGAACACCTACGGCCCCTACCAGTATCCGGAAAAGGTGCTGCCCCTCTTCGTGACCAACGCCCTCGACGGCCAGCCCCTGCCCCTCTACGGCGACGGCATGAACGTCCGCGACTGGCTTTATGTGGACGACCATTGCCGGGGCATTGACACGGCCCTGCGCAAAGGCGCGCCGGGGGAGGTCTACAACATCCCCGGCGGCAACGAGCGGCACAACATCGCGCTGACCCGGCGCATCCTGGAGCTGACGGGGCGCGACGAGACCCTGATCCGCCCCGTGGCGGACCGGGTCGGCCACGACCGCCGCTATGCCATTGACGGCGCGAAACTCCGCGCCCTGGGCTGGGCGCCGCGGATGGACTGGGACGAGGGGATCGCCCTGACCGTCCAGTGGTACCGGGACAACGAGTGGTGGTGGCGGAAGATCAAGTCGGGCGAGTTCCGCGAGTACTACCGCCGCCAGTACGGGCTCTGACACGGGGGGCGCGCCGTGTCCACCCTGGAAGTCCTGCACTTCATGAACCACCTGAAGGCGGAGCGCAACTGCTCCCGCCACACCCTGCGCGCCTACCGCAACGACCTCAACCAGTTCTGCGACTTCCTCGAGAACGGCGCGG contains these protein-coding regions:
- the rfbB gene encoding dTDP-glucose 4,6-dehydratase, coding for MKKILVTGGAGFIGSAFVRLQLRDYPDVHIVTYDKLTYSGNLDNLRDADPARHTFVRGDIADPDTLGPALEGCDAVVNFAAESHVDRSLNGAADFIATNVAGVNTVLDQARRAGVGRVLLVSTDEVYGSIDEGAFRETDAPHPRNPYAASKAAGELFGTAHRETYGLHVVTTRGSNTYGPYQYPEKVLPLFVTNALDGQPLPLYGDGMNVRDWLYVDDHCRGIDTALRKGAPGEVYNIPGGNERHNIALTRRILELTGRDETLIRPVADRVGHDRRYAIDGAKLRALGWAPRMDWDEGIALTVQWYRDNEWWWRKIKSGEFREYYRRQYGL